The following are from one region of the Methanospirillum hungatei genome:
- a CDS encoding aldolase: MSKGFAVPLDVPKSEQDTYLKNLKTITHDSGRLMLFAGDQKIEHLNDDFYGDGIHQDDNDPEHLFRIAAKSKIGCFATQLGLIAKYGADYPKIPYLIKINSKTHLVPTAQHEPFSNLINTIEQVVAFRKCSKLNILGIGYTIYLGSEYESAMLSAAAQAIFEAHQNGLVTVLWIYPRGKAVGNEKDPHLIAGAAGVAACLGSDFVKVNPPKAEGASSAELIKEATLAAGRTKVVCAGGSSVDGSTFLTQLWEQIHIGGCSGNATGRNIHQKPLDEAVRMCNAIYAITVDGASVEDAVKIYHG; this comes from the coding sequence ATGAGCAAAGGCTTTGCTGTTCCCCTAGATGTTCCAAAAAGTGAGCAGGATACGTATCTTAAAAATCTGAAGACGATAACTCATGATTCCGGTCGCCTGATGCTTTTTGCCGGAGATCAAAAGATTGAGCATCTGAATGATGACTTTTATGGGGACGGAATTCATCAGGATGATAATGATCCTGAACATCTCTTTCGTATTGCGGCAAAATCTAAAATTGGGTGTTTTGCAACACAGTTAGGACTCATTGCAAAATATGGTGCTGACTATCCAAAGATTCCCTATCTCATTAAGATTAATTCAAAAACGCACCTGGTTCCAACTGCCCAACATGAACCATTTTCAAATCTCATTAATACAATCGAACAGGTAGTAGCATTCAGAAAATGCAGTAAACTCAATATCCTTGGAATTGGTTACACCATTTATCTAGGTTCAGAGTATGAATCTGCCATGTTAAGTGCTGCAGCACAGGCAATTTTCGAAGCACACCAGAATGGTCTTGTTACTGTACTTTGGATATACCCGCGTGGGAAAGCTGTTGGAAATGAAAAAGATCCACATCTCATTGCTGGAGCAGCAGGAGTTGCCGCATGTCTGGGTTCTGATTTTGTAAAGGTCAACCCACCTAAAGCTGAAGGTGCTTCGTCAGCTGAGCTGATTAAAGAGGCCACGCTTGCAGCAGGACGAACAAAGGTGGTCTGTGCCGGAGGATCGAGTGTTGATGGATCAACATTCCTTACCCAGCTCTGGGAGCAGATTCACATAGGAGGATGTTCCGGGAATGCAACCGGCAGAAATATCCATCAGAAGCCACTGGATGAAGCGGTACGGATGTGTAATGCCATCTATGCTATAACGGTAGATGGAGCCTCTGTAGAAGATGCAGTAAAGATTTATCATGGTTAA